One genomic segment of Vicinamibacterales bacterium includes these proteins:
- a CDS encoding NAD(P)-binding protein — translation MTNDDRQLGMGSSITRRDFLNGVAVGVGGAMAGSMSLDFETLLAQGPAGAYPPALTGLRGSHAGSFEAFHSMKDGAYWKSAPTPQATGEEYDLVVVGAGISGLAAAHYFRTARPDARVLLLDNHDDFGGHAKRNEFTHNGRTYIGYGGTQSIDSPAPYSAVSKALITELGIDMARYDKVLDSGLYKSLGLRPAVFFDKETYGADRLVTGDLREDAFQAAAPLSDSVRRDLKRLLTERFDPMPGLSSAEKKARLARMSYTDFLTRLWKLDAGVARLYQTRTHGLFGVGVDAVPAQDAFGLGLPGFDGMGLDDRPGPGQNYDSIRSEEAANYYFHFPDGNATVARLLARRLVPNAIPGSTADDVVTARADYSKLDAAGSPVRIRLSSPAMRVRHLGAAGRGQRVEVAYLQGGALKTVTSGAVVLACWHSVIPSLCPELPAAQKAALDYAIKVPLVYTNVFIRNWTAFQKLGVQRISTPGMWHTSVGLDFPVSLGGYKHQTNPAEPVVLHLSKSACRPGLPVRDQHRAGRVELLSTSFPTIERSIRDQLGRSLGGGGFDPAADILGITVNRWPHGYAYQYNSLADDFWVNGGEQPCVVARRPHGRIAIANADAGAYSYTDAAIDHAHRAVRELLA, via the coding sequence ATGACCAATGACGACCGGCAGCTGGGGATGGGCTCTTCGATCACCCGCCGTGACTTCCTGAACGGCGTGGCGGTCGGCGTCGGCGGCGCGATGGCCGGATCGATGTCCCTGGATTTCGAGACCCTGCTTGCCCAAGGGCCGGCCGGCGCCTATCCGCCGGCGTTGACCGGCCTGCGCGGGTCGCACGCCGGCTCGTTCGAGGCCTTCCATTCGATGAAAGACGGCGCCTACTGGAAGTCGGCGCCAACACCACAAGCCACCGGCGAGGAGTACGACCTCGTGGTGGTCGGCGCGGGCATCAGCGGCCTGGCGGCGGCGCACTACTTCCGGACGGCCCGGCCGGACGCCCGCGTCCTGCTGCTCGACAATCACGACGACTTCGGCGGCCACGCCAAGCGCAATGAGTTCACGCATAACGGCCGCACCTACATCGGCTACGGCGGCACGCAGTCGATCGACAGCCCGGCGCCGTACAGTGCCGTGTCCAAGGCGCTCATCACCGAGCTGGGCATCGACATGGCACGCTACGACAAGGTGCTCGACTCGGGCCTCTATAAGTCGTTGGGTCTGCGGCCGGCGGTCTTCTTCGACAAGGAAACCTACGGCGCCGATCGCCTCGTCACCGGCGACCTGCGTGAGGATGCATTCCAGGCGGCCGCGCCGCTCAGCGACAGCGTGCGCCGCGATCTCAAGCGGTTGCTCACCGAGCGCTTCGATCCGATGCCGGGCCTCAGCTCGGCAGAGAAGAAGGCGCGTCTGGCGCGGATGAGTTACACCGACTTCCTCACCAGGCTGTGGAAGCTCGATGCCGGCGTCGCCCGGCTCTACCAGACGCGCACTCACGGGCTCTTCGGCGTTGGCGTTGACGCCGTGCCGGCGCAGGACGCGTTCGGCCTGGGCCTTCCGGGCTTCGACGGCATGGGGCTCGACGATCGGCCGGGGCCCGGCCAGAACTACGACTCGATCCGGAGCGAGGAAGCGGCGAACTACTATTTCCACTTCCCCGACGGCAACGCCACCGTCGCGCGGCTGCTCGCGCGCCGGCTCGTGCCCAACGCGATCCCCGGATCGACGGCAGACGACGTGGTGACGGCGAGGGCGGACTATTCGAAGCTGGATGCCGCCGGGTCGCCGGTGAGAATTCGCCTGAGCAGTCCCGCGATGCGCGTGCGTCACCTGGGCGCGGCGGGTCGCGGCCAGCGGGTCGAGGTCGCCTACCTGCAGGGTGGTGCCCTCAAGACGGTCACGTCGGGCGCGGTGGTGCTGGCGTGCTGGCACTCCGTGATCCCGTCGTTGTGCCCCGAACTGCCGGCCGCGCAGAAGGCGGCGCTCGATTACGCGATCAAGGTGCCGCTCGTTTATACCAACGTGTTCATCCGGAACTGGACCGCGTTTCAGAAGCTCGGCGTGCAGCGCATCTCGACGCCCGGGATGTGGCACACCTCGGTCGGCCTGGATTTCCCGGTCAGCCTCGGGGGCTACAAGCATCAGACTAATCCCGCCGAGCCCGTTGTGCTGCACCTGTCGAAGTCGGCGTGCCGGCCGGGCTTGCCGGTGCGCGACCAGCACCGCGCCGGCCGCGTGGAGTTGCTGTCGACCTCGTTCCCGACCATCGAACGCAGCATTCGCGATCAGCTGGGCCGGTCGCTCGGTGGTGGCGGATTCGACCCGGCGGCCGACATCCTCGGCATCACCGTGAACCGCTGGCCGCACGGCTACGCCTACCAGTACAACTCGCTGGCCGACGACTTCTGGGTGAACGGCGGCGAGCAGCCCTGCGTGGTCGCGCGCCGGCCGCACGGGCGCATCGCCATCGCCAACGCCGATGCCGGCGCCTACTCCTATACCGACGCCGCCATCGACCATGCGCACCGGGCGGTGCGGGAACTGCTCGCCTAG
- a CDS encoding APC family permease, with the protein MPESPRIPRTLGLTDLVLLGTVAIVNVNTVPPVAGFGRATLLLWVVAFAAFFIPEAIAVTVLSRRYPGEGGVYLWARRHFGDIHGFVSGWCYWTNNLFYVPVLLVYLAGVVAFAGGAGSAGLVDNKWFVATVAFGWLAVITAANVRGMGVGKWINNIGGVGSGVTVVLLVVAATVARWQGVAATPAAVEGSVLEMASGLGVMCFAFIGIELASTMSDEIRHPERDIPRAIVIVGTIAIVSYLLVTDALLALVPSGELGSIQGVMQAVARGADAAGAEWLVAPIAIVMALSIGGATSAWFAGPARIPFVAGLDSALPAALGRVHPRWGSPHVALITCALLSAGLTALSLTGSSVAEAYQVLLRASVVINLVPFVYTFLVLLTLDTARPFERVAGAVGALVTSAGMVTAFVPTGDVTSVAVFELKMMAGVGGPITIGLWLYWRSRGRLRS; encoded by the coding sequence GTGCCGGAGTCGCCGCGGATCCCGCGCACGCTGGGGCTGACGGACCTCGTGCTGCTCGGCACCGTCGCGATCGTCAACGTCAACACGGTGCCGCCGGTGGCGGGCTTTGGACGGGCGACGCTGCTGTTGTGGGTGGTGGCCTTTGCGGCGTTCTTCATCCCCGAAGCGATTGCCGTGACCGTGCTGTCGCGCCGCTATCCGGGAGAAGGCGGCGTGTATCTCTGGGCCCGCCGCCACTTCGGCGACATTCACGGGTTCGTCTCCGGCTGGTGTTACTGGACCAACAACCTCTTCTACGTGCCCGTCCTGCTGGTCTACCTGGCAGGCGTGGTCGCCTTCGCCGGCGGTGCGGGCAGCGCCGGACTGGTCGACAACAAGTGGTTCGTGGCGACGGTCGCGTTCGGGTGGCTGGCGGTCATCACCGCCGCGAATGTGCGGGGGATGGGCGTCGGCAAGTGGATCAACAACATCGGCGGCGTCGGCAGCGGCGTCACGGTGGTGCTGCTGGTGGTGGCGGCCACGGTGGCGCGGTGGCAGGGCGTGGCCGCGACGCCGGCCGCCGTCGAGGGCTCGGTGCTCGAGATGGCGAGCGGGCTGGGCGTGATGTGCTTTGCCTTCATCGGCATCGAGCTGGCGTCGACCATGTCGGATGAGATCCGGCATCCGGAGCGCGACATTCCGCGCGCCATCGTGATCGTCGGGACCATCGCCATCGTGTCGTACCTGCTGGTCACCGACGCGTTGCTGGCGCTGGTGCCGTCGGGAGAGCTCGGCTCGATCCAGGGCGTGATGCAGGCGGTGGCCCGCGGCGCCGACGCGGCCGGCGCGGAATGGCTGGTCGCGCCGATTGCCATCGTGATGGCGCTGTCGATTGGCGGCGCGACGTCGGCGTGGTTCGCGGGTCCCGCGCGCATCCCGTTCGTGGCCGGACTCGACAGCGCCTTGCCGGCGGCACTCGGCCGCGTGCATCCACGCTGGGGATCACCGCACGTTGCGTTGATCACCTGCGCGCTGCTGTCGGCCGGGCTCACCGCGTTGTCGCTGACCGGGTCGAGCGTCGCCGAGGCCTACCAGGTGCTGCTGCGGGCCTCGGTGGTCATCAACCTGGTGCCGTTCGTGTATACCTTCCTGGTTCTGCTGACGCTCGACACCGCCCGCCCGTTCGAGCGCGTGGCCGGGGCGGTCGGCGCGCTGGTCACCAGCGCCGGCATGGTCACGGCGTTCGTGCCGACCGGCGACGTGACGAGCGTGGCAGTGTTCGAGCTGAAGATGATGGCGGGAGTGGGCGGCCCGATTACGATTGGGCTGTGGCTGTACTGGCGATCGCGCGGACGGCTGCGTTCCTGA
- a CDS encoding integron integrase: MPTERTSPPPAPPPKLFDQIRTAIHLRHYSPRTAEAYVAWARRYIVFHGKRHPRELGVAEVTAFLSDLAVKGASASTQNQALSAILFLYEAVLSQRLPRMETLVRAQRPVRLPVVLSRDEVGLLLAQIRGVVWLMAALLYGSGLRLLECAELRVKDINFDRGELMVRDGKGGKDRVTMLPAALHSPLRDHLTWVKGQHEADLAGGLGAVALPGNLRAKYPSAPFEWAWQWVFPATRFYQDAGTGERRRHHLHESVLQRAVKDAVRTAGIPRPATCHSLRHSFATHLLESGYDIRTIQELLGHRDVSTTMIYTHVLNQGGRGVRSPFDQLAQGPWRR, translated from the coding sequence ATGCCGACCGAACGAACTTCCCCGCCGCCCGCACCGCCTCCCAAGCTGTTCGATCAGATCAGGACAGCCATTCACCTGCGCCACTACAGTCCGCGGACCGCGGAGGCCTATGTGGCGTGGGCCCGCCGCTACATCGTGTTTCATGGCAAGCGTCATCCTCGTGAACTGGGCGTGGCTGAGGTGACCGCATTTCTCTCGGACCTGGCCGTCAAGGGCGCGAGTGCCTCGACGCAGAATCAGGCGCTGAGCGCGATCCTGTTTCTCTACGAGGCCGTCCTGAGCCAGCGGCTACCCCGAATGGAGACGCTTGTGCGAGCGCAGCGGCCGGTTCGTCTTCCGGTGGTGTTGTCGCGTGACGAGGTTGGCCTGTTGCTCGCCCAGATCCGTGGCGTGGTGTGGCTGATGGCCGCGTTGTTGTACGGATCGGGGTTACGGCTGCTCGAATGCGCGGAGCTGCGGGTCAAGGACATCAACTTCGACCGTGGCGAGTTGATGGTGCGGGACGGTAAGGGTGGCAAGGATCGGGTGACGATGTTGCCAGCGGCCCTGCACTCTCCGCTTCGGGATCATTTGACGTGGGTCAAGGGGCAGCACGAGGCAGACCTGGCTGGCGGCCTGGGCGCGGTGGCCCTGCCGGGCAATCTCCGGGCGAAGTATCCGTCGGCGCCGTTCGAGTGGGCGTGGCAGTGGGTGTTTCCTGCGACCCGGTTCTACCAGGATGCGGGGACGGGCGAGCGGCGGCGGCATCACCTGCACGAATCGGTGCTGCAGCGCGCGGTGAAGGACGCCGTGCGGACGGCCGGTATTCCTCGACCGGCCACGTGTCACTCCCTGCGCCATTCATTTGCCACCCATCTCCTGGAGTCTGGGTATGACATCCGAACGATTCAGGAGTTGTTGGGCCATCGCGATGTCAGTACGACCATGATCTACACGCACGTGCTCAATCAGGGTGGGCGTGGCGTGCGGAGCCCCTTTGACCAACTGGCGCAGGGACCGTGGCGGCGGTGA
- a CDS encoding aspartate aminotransferase family protein: MTHILHRHLRVTPPVAVTGQGVYLTDASGRQYLDACGGAAVSCLGHGHPAVSAAMHAQIDRLAYAHTSFFTSEPAEALADQLARTAPAGMDHVYFVSGGSEAVEAALKMARQYFVEIGQPQRSVFVARRQSYHGNTLGALAVGGNEARRRQFAPLLIDVKHVAPCYAYRDQRAGEAPEAYGARLAAELDETISACGGQRVIAFVAETVGGATGGAVMPVPGYFEAIREVCDRHGVLLILDEVMCGMGRTGTLHACEQEGVVPDLMTIAKGLGGGYQPIGAVLTHKRIVDAMSAGSGFFQHGHTYLGHPVACAAALAVQQVIERDGLLANVRARGQSFAARLASRFADHPFVGDIRGRGLFYAVELVRDRGTKAPFDPAARLHAQVKRECMARGLMTYPMGGTIDGHAGDHVLLAPPFIVEEAHLEIIVERLHQAIDAAIASVG, encoded by the coding sequence GTGACACACATCCTCCATCGCCACCTTCGTGTCACGCCGCCGGTGGCCGTCACCGGACAGGGCGTCTACCTTACGGATGCGTCCGGCCGGCAGTACCTCGATGCTTGCGGCGGCGCCGCCGTGTCGTGTCTCGGCCACGGCCATCCCGCGGTGTCGGCGGCCATGCACGCGCAGATCGATCGCCTGGCCTACGCGCATACCAGCTTCTTCACCTCGGAGCCGGCGGAGGCGCTCGCCGATCAGTTGGCCCGTACCGCACCGGCCGGGATGGATCACGTGTACTTCGTGAGCGGCGGCTCCGAGGCGGTCGAGGCGGCGCTCAAGATGGCCCGCCAGTACTTCGTCGAGATTGGCCAGCCTCAGCGCAGCGTCTTCGTCGCCCGCCGCCAGAGCTATCACGGCAACACGCTCGGCGCGCTGGCGGTTGGCGGCAACGAGGCGCGGCGCCGGCAGTTCGCGCCTCTGCTGATCGACGTCAAGCACGTCGCCCCGTGTTACGCCTACCGCGACCAGCGTGCCGGCGAAGCGCCGGAGGCGTACGGCGCGCGGCTCGCCGCCGAGCTCGACGAGACGATCTCGGCATGTGGCGGCCAGCGGGTCATCGCCTTCGTCGCCGAGACGGTGGGCGGCGCGACCGGCGGCGCGGTGATGCCGGTGCCGGGCTACTTCGAGGCGATCCGCGAGGTGTGCGACCGTCATGGCGTCCTGCTGATCCTCGATGAGGTGATGTGCGGCATGGGCCGCACGGGCACGCTGCACGCGTGCGAGCAGGAGGGCGTCGTCCCCGATTTGATGACGATCGCGAAGGGTCTCGGCGGCGGCTACCAGCCGATCGGCGCCGTGCTGACCCACAAGAGAATCGTCGACGCCATGTCGGCCGGCAGCGGCTTCTTCCAGCACGGCCACACCTACCTCGGCCACCCGGTCGCCTGCGCGGCGGCGCTCGCCGTGCAGCAGGTGATCGAGCGCGACGGGTTGCTCGCCAACGTTCGCGCCCGCGGCCAGTCGTTCGCGGCGCGCCTGGCCAGCCGCTTCGCCGATCATCCGTTCGTGGGAGACATCCGGGGCCGCGGTCTGTTTTACGCGGTCGAACTGGTTCGCGACCGCGGCACCAAGGCGCCCTTCGACCCGGCCGCCAGGCTGCACGCGCAGGTCAAACGCGAATGCATGGCCCGGGGGTTGATGACCTATCCGATGGGCGGCACCATCGACGGCCACGCCGGAGACCACGTCCTGCTCGCGCCGCCGTTCATCGTCGAGGAAGCCCACCTCGAGATCATCGTTGAACGGCTGCACCAGGCCATCGACGCCGCGATCGCGTCAGTCGGTTGA
- a CDS encoding NAD-dependent succinate-semialdehyde dehydrogenase produces MTFTYQQHIDGAWTGAAGGGTWDVINPATEEAICSVPFGGRDDCHAAIEAAARAFPEWARRTAYERGAILQRAAARMREVADQAAHAMVLECGKPLAQARGEWLVGADLFDWFAEEGKRAYGRTIPSRVATKRMTVLRQPLGVVGVITAWNFPAYNPARAWAAALAAGCTVVARPSEFTPLTAMAMTQVLVEAGLPAGVLNLVNGDPEAMGQEMLDHPACRKISFTGSVRVGKILMDGASRTVTRLSLELGGNAPVIVLPDVDLEQVAAGAVTSKFRNNGQVCVAPQRFLVHRSVADAFAAGVARRAAGLRLGSGLDAAVQVGPLINARQRDRVAALVAGAAGQGAEVRSGGRVPAALSHGYFFEPTVLSGVAPDLPVFREEIFGPVMPIVPFDEVDEAIALANRTPYGLAAYVWTNDLRASVKISEALEFGMVGINEWAPHATEAPFGGWKQSGLGHESGSEGLSEYLETKLVAVGGLS; encoded by the coding sequence ATGACATTCACCTATCAGCAACACATCGACGGCGCCTGGACCGGTGCGGCCGGTGGCGGCACCTGGGACGTGATCAATCCCGCCACCGAAGAGGCGATCTGTTCGGTTCCGTTCGGCGGACGTGACGACTGTCACGCCGCCATCGAGGCGGCGGCGCGGGCCTTCCCGGAGTGGGCCCGCCGCACGGCGTACGAGCGCGGCGCCATCCTGCAGCGCGCGGCGGCGCGCATGCGTGAGGTGGCCGACCAGGCCGCGCATGCGATGGTGCTCGAATGCGGAAAGCCGTTGGCGCAGGCTCGCGGGGAGTGGCTGGTCGGTGCGGATCTCTTCGACTGGTTCGCCGAAGAAGGGAAGCGCGCCTACGGGCGGACGATTCCGTCGCGGGTCGCCACCAAGCGGATGACCGTGTTGCGGCAGCCGCTTGGCGTGGTCGGCGTGATCACGGCCTGGAATTTCCCCGCCTACAACCCGGCGCGGGCCTGGGCGGCGGCGCTGGCCGCCGGCTGCACCGTGGTTGCCCGCCCGTCGGAGTTCACGCCGCTGACCGCGATGGCGATGACGCAGGTGCTGGTCGAGGCCGGACTGCCGGCCGGCGTGCTCAATCTCGTCAACGGCGATCCCGAGGCGATGGGGCAGGAGATGCTGGACCATCCGGCGTGCCGCAAGATCAGCTTCACCGGGAGCGTGCGCGTCGGCAAGATCCTGATGGACGGCGCGTCGCGAACGGTGACGCGCCTGTCGCTCGAGCTCGGCGGCAACGCGCCCGTGATCGTGCTGCCCGACGTCGATCTCGAGCAGGTCGCCGCCGGCGCGGTTACCAGCAAGTTCCGCAACAACGGCCAGGTGTGCGTGGCGCCGCAGCGGTTCCTCGTGCATCGGAGCGTCGCCGACGCGTTTGCCGCCGGCGTCGCGCGCCGGGCCGCCGGGTTGCGCCTTGGCAGCGGGCTCGATGCGGCCGTGCAGGTGGGGCCGCTGATCAATGCCCGGCAGCGCGACCGGGTGGCCGCGCTGGTTGCCGGTGCGGCCGGCCAGGGTGCCGAGGTTCGTTCAGGGGGCCGCGTCCCCGCCGCGCTGTCGCACGGATATTTTTTCGAGCCGACCGTGCTGTCCGGTGTGGCGCCGGACCTGCCGGTGTTCCGCGAGGAGATCTTCGGGCCGGTGATGCCCATCGTGCCGTTCGACGAGGTGGACGAAGCCATTGCGCTGGCGAATCGGACGCCGTACGGCCTGGCCGCCTACGTCTGGACCAACGACCTCCGCGCGTCGGTGAAGATATCGGAGGCCCTGGAGTTCGGCATGGTCGGCATCAACGAATGGGCGCCGCACGCGACCGAGGCGCCGTTCGGCGGCTGGAAGCAGAGCGGACTCGGACACGAGAGCGGCAGCGAGGGGCTGTCGGAATATCTCGAAACCAAGCTCGTGGCGGTCGGCGGCCTGAGCTGA
- a CDS encoding amidohydrolase, with amino-acid sequence MRADTAETIFHNGVLWTGRGGPPAATALAVSGGRIAAVGAGHDVLALRGPGTRMVDLDGQTLIPGLVDAHAHIWKIGHLLTTLLDVRGVESLAGLAARLRDQAGRLPPGAWLQGRGYNEARFPDRRPPTRVDLDAVVSDRPVVLMRTCAHIVVCNSVALARAGITRNTAPPPGGEIDRGEDGEPTGVLRETAMGLVLRQVPPPTADDYAAMITAAMRHQLSLGITSTNDAGVGPELIETYLRMDEDGRLPGRINVMALRLVDGVGAVPLPARRHGSDRLRIDTVKFFADGGLSGATAALSVPYRHADTRGVLRFEHDELLALARDAHESGWRVATHAIGDLAIDQVLRVYEALGRGPLRHRIEHFGLPGAGHLARAARLGVIAVPQTVFVHALGRNFRQYLPDALLARAYPVREMLDAGVTVALSSDAPVVENDSPLLGIQAAMLRRDEDGHAIAPGQAISLDEALDAYTRGAAVASGDDGNRGRLHEGMWADLAVLSGNLSETPPEALTALRVTQTWVGGHQAYSG; translated from the coding sequence ATGCGCGCGGACACGGCCGAGACGATCTTCCACAACGGCGTCCTGTGGACGGGGCGCGGCGGGCCCCCGGCCGCGACGGCGCTCGCGGTGTCGGGCGGCCGCATCGCGGCCGTCGGCGCCGGCCACGATGTGCTGGCGCTGCGGGGGCCCGGCACGCGCATGGTGGATCTGGACGGGCAGACCCTGATCCCGGGGTTGGTCGACGCCCACGCGCACATCTGGAAGATCGGGCATCTGCTGACGACGCTGCTCGACGTGCGCGGCGTCGAAAGCCTCGCCGGCCTGGCGGCGCGGTTGCGCGATCAGGCCGGCCGGCTCCCGCCCGGCGCCTGGCTGCAGGGCCGCGGCTACAACGAGGCCCGGTTCCCCGATCGCCGCCCGCCGACGCGCGTCGATCTGGACGCCGTCGTCTCCGATCGGCCCGTCGTCCTGATGCGGACGTGCGCGCATATCGTCGTGTGCAACAGCGTGGCCCTGGCGCGGGCCGGCATTACGCGGAACACGGCGCCGCCCCCGGGCGGCGAGATCGACCGCGGCGAAGACGGCGAGCCGACCGGGGTGCTGCGCGAAACGGCCATGGGCCTGGTCCTGCGTCAGGTCCCGCCGCCCACTGCGGACGACTACGCCGCCATGATCACCGCGGCGATGCGGCACCAGTTGTCGCTGGGCATCACGAGCACCAACGATGCGGGCGTCGGGCCGGAGCTGATCGAGACCTACTTGCGGATGGACGAGGACGGGCGGCTGCCGGGCCGCATCAACGTGATGGCGTTGCGCCTGGTCGATGGCGTGGGCGCGGTGCCGCTGCCCGCGCGCCGCCACGGGTCGGATCGCCTGCGCATTGACACGGTGAAGTTCTTCGCCGACGGCGGCCTGAGTGGCGCCACGGCGGCGTTGAGCGTGCCCTACCGCCATGCCGACACGCGCGGCGTGCTGCGTTTCGAGCATGACGAACTGCTGGCGTTGGCGCGCGACGCGCACGAGTCGGGCTGGCGCGTGGCCACCCACGCCATTGGTGACCTCGCCATCGATCAGGTGCTGCGCGTGTACGAGGCCCTTGGCCGGGGGCCCCTGCGTCACCGCATCGAGCACTTCGGGCTGCCAGGCGCCGGGCACCTGGCGCGAGCGGCGCGGCTTGGCGTGATCGCGGTGCCGCAGACGGTGTTCGTCCACGCGCTCGGCCGCAACTTCCGGCAGTATCTGCCGGATGCGCTGTTGGCGCGGGCGTATCCGGTCCGCGAGATGCTGGACGCGGGCGTGACGGTGGCGCTGTCGTCGGATGCGCCGGTGGTCGAGAACGATTCGCCGCTGCTTGGCATCCAGGCGGCGATGCTCCGTCGCGACGAGGATGGCCACGCGATTGCGCCGGGCCAGGCGATTTCCCTGGACGAGGCGCTTGACGCCTACACCCGGGGCGCTGCGGTCGCGTCGGGCGACGACGGGAATCGCGGCCGCTTGCACGAGGGAATGTGGGCGGACCTGGCCGTGCTGTCGGGCAACTTGAGTGAGACGCCGCCCGAGGCCCTGACGGCGCTCCGGGTGACACAGACGTGGGTGGGCGGCCATCAGGCGTACTCGGGATAA
- a CDS encoding serine hydrolase — protein sequence MLKWIIVANIVVGLAGCAGTPETPPGAPWPTQAWATSSPEAEGLDGAALAALDAEFASSARGQITGMLVVRNGKVVFDKSYRHDFDGLFAGRDPVRGPYNYYDPDWYPLYQHGHLHTMQSVSKSVTSALIGIAIGRGELPGVDAKMMPYFAGDFRGTGTDPRRSELTLKHLLTMTSGIKWDESTVAYTDPANSCAGMEKSDDWIQFVLDQPMAGAPGASFVYSSGATELLSQLLKKVTGKQADEYAAEHLFTPLGITDTYWKRTPKGLSDTEGGLYLTARDLAKIGYLYLNDGVWDGRRLLPEGWVKASTTPLVDTRPGQARSRKYGYQWWVLPYGGGSQYAYAALGYGGQRLIVVPEHQLIAVFTGWNIYEHAEFAPYDALDRVLATVKP from the coding sequence ATGTTGAAGTGGATTATCGTGGCGAACATCGTGGTTGGTTTGGCCGGGTGCGCGGGGACGCCAGAGACGCCGCCGGGTGCGCCCTGGCCGACGCAGGCATGGGCGACCTCCTCGCCCGAGGCCGAGGGCCTTGATGGCGCCGCGCTCGCCGCGCTCGACGCCGAATTCGCCTCCAGCGCTCGCGGTCAGATCACCGGCATGCTCGTCGTGCGCAACGGCAAGGTGGTGTTCGACAAATCGTACCGTCACGACTTCGATGGCCTGTTTGCGGGCCGCGATCCGGTGCGCGGTCCGTATAACTACTACGATCCGGACTGGTACCCGCTCTATCAGCACGGCCACCTGCACACGATGCAGTCGGTCAGCAAGAGCGTAACCTCCGCGCTGATTGGGATTGCCATCGGCCGCGGCGAGCTGCCCGGCGTCGACGCGAAGATGATGCCGTACTTCGCCGGCGATTTCCGCGGCACCGGCACCGACCCGCGCCGCAGCGAGCTCACGCTCAAGCACTTGCTCACCATGACGTCCGGCATCAAGTGGGACGAGAGCACCGTGGCCTATACCGACCCGGCCAACAGCTGCGCCGGCATGGAGAAGAGCGACGACTGGATCCAGTTCGTGCTCGATCAGCCCATGGCCGGCGCGCCCGGAGCGTCGTTCGTCTACAGCAGCGGCGCCACCGAGCTGTTGTCGCAGCTGCTCAAGAAGGTCACCGGCAAGCAGGCCGACGAGTACGCGGCCGAGCACCTCTTCACGCCACTCGGCATCACCGACACCTACTGGAAGCGGACGCCCAAGGGGTTGTCCGATACCGAGGGCGGGCTCTACCTGACCGCGCGCGACCTCGCCAAGATCGGTTATCTCTACCTGAACGACGGCGTGTGGGACGGCCGCCGCCTGCTGCCCGAGGGATGGGTCAAGGCCTCAACGACGCCGCTGGTCGACACGCGGCCGGGCCAGGCCCGGTCGCGCAAGTACGGCTATCAGTGGTGGGTGCTCCCGTACGGGGGCGGCTCGCAGTACGCCTACGCCGCGCTCGGCTACGGCGGCCAGCGCTTGATCGTCGTGCCGGAGCACCAGCTGATCGCCGTCTTCACGGGATGGAACATCTACGAGCACGCGGAGTTCGCGCCCTACGACGCACTCGACCGCGTCCTGGCAACCGTCAAGCCGTGA